The Amycolatopsis sp. DG1A-15b genome contains the following window.
CGGGCCAGGCGTGGTGCCAGCCGAGGTCCAGCAGGCCGTCGGGCGCGCCGCGGTCGGCGAAGTGCCGGACCATCCCGCCGGCCACCCGCCGGGTCAGGCCCGGGGACAGCCCGGACGTCCCGGTGAGGGCGCCGACCCAGAACGGTGCCGCGGCCGCGAACCGGTAGACCAGGCTGCGGCCCTGCAGCAGCGGTGAGCCGTCGCTGCCCACCAGCCGCACGGCGTCGTCGAGGTAGCCCCGGAGGTCCGCGCCCCACTGGTGCCGCAGCGAGCCGGGGCACAGGGTGCCGGTGACGTCGAACAGGTGCGTCCACAGCAGCGGGTACAGGTGCAGGGCCCAGCCCGTGTAGTGGTCGTAGGCGCGCTCGTCGCCGTCGCTGAGCCAGCCGCCCGGCCGCCGCAGCGACGCGTGCACGGCGAGGTCCTCCTCGACATCCGCCGCCGACCACGGCCCGCCCGCCTCGCGCAGGAACGACTCCACGACGATCCGGAACCAGACCCAGTTGATCGGCGGGTAGGGTTGCCCGATCACCGTCGCGAGCCAGGCGACGACCCGGTCGCGGACGGCGTCGTCGAGCCGGTCCCACAGCCAGGGCCGGGTCAGCTGCAGCACCAGCGCGATCGACGCGGCCTCCACTTTGGACTGACCGAGCTCGTCGGGGCGCGGCCACGCCTCGGGTGACGCCGGATCGGTCCCGGCGGCCAGCCCGCGCGCGTAGTGCTCCAGCAGACCGGCCGGATCCGCGCCGCCCTCCCCGGCGACGCGGAAGCCCGCGATGAGGAACGTCCGGGCGAACCCTTCGAGGCCGTCCGAGACGCGCCCGTTGCGGCTGGCCGGCCCGGGCAGGTCGATCCGGGCACCCGCCGGCGAGCGGTGCTTCCCGGCCGCCGCGAGCAGCCGGTCCGCGTACGCCGCCCAGTGCGCGCGGGTCCAGCCGGTGTACGGCGACAGCCGCCGGTCCTCGACGGCGGTCATGCCTGCACGGCCAGGGAATGCCGGGTCACCGGGGCCCGGGGCGGCAGGCCCGCGGCGTAGCGCTCGAGCTCGCCGAGCGCCTCGGCGCTCATCCGGCGGGTCTCCGAACCGAGCGAGCCCGCCACGTGCGGTGTCAGCACCACGTTGGGCAGGTCGTAGAGCGGGGACCCGGCGGGCAGCGGCTCGGGCTCGGTGACGTCCAGGACGGCGTGCAGGCCGTCGGCGGCGCAGGCGTGCTCGAGGGCCGCGGTGTCGACGAGGGCGCCGCGTGCGGTGTTGATCAGCACCGCGCCGGGCGGCAGGGCAGCCAGCTCGGCGGCGCCGATCATGTGCCGCGTTTCCGGCAGCGAGGGTGCGTGCAGGCTCAGCACGTCCGCTTGGGGCAGGGCTTCCGCCAGCGGTGCGGGTTCGGCCCCGGCCGCGCGGATCTCGCTCGCGTCGGCCACCGGGTCGACGACGAGCACCCGGGCCAGGTCCAGCAGCCGCAGCAGCGCGGCGACCCGGCGGCCGACGCGGGAGAAGCCGACCAGCACCACCGTCCGGTCGCGGCCGGACAGCTCGCCCCGCTGGTCGCGGTAGCTCCAGTCCTCGCGGAACTTCCGGGCGTCGGCGGCCAGGAACGGCACCTTCTTGAACGCCCACAGGATCGCGCCCAGGGTGTACTGGGCGACCGGCTCGGCGTTGGCGTCGGCGGCGGTGGTGACCAGCAGGCCGCGGTCGAACACCGCCGCGCCGACGTGGTCGCGGACGCTGCCGGCCGCGTGCAGCACCGCCCGCAGGTGCGGCGCGGCCCGCAGGACCGCGTCGTCGAGCGGGGGACAGCCCCACGACGTGATCAGCACCTCCACCTCGGCCAGCCGCGCGCGCACCGGCGCCGAGGCGAGTTCGTCGGTGCACAGCGGCTCACCGAGCCGGGCGGTGGCGCGCAGCCGGGCCAGTTCGGCGGCGCCGAACTGCAGTTCCCTCGTGTCCCGCGCCATCACCAGCAGGGTCTCCGGGCGGCGGGTCACTTGACGCTGCCCGCCGCCAGCCCGGACCGCCATTGCCGGTGCAGCAGGACGAACGCCACGACCAGTGGCAGCACGGCCAGCAGGGAGCCGGTGATGACGAGCGGGTTGTACTGCGGGAACTGGGTGACGCGCGTGCTCCACTGGTACAGGCCGAGGCTCATCGGGAACAGCTTCGGGTCGGTGAGCATCACCAGCGGCAGGAAGAAGTTGTTCCAGATCCCGACGAACTGGAACAGGAAGATGGTGACCAGGCCGGGCCGCATCATCGGCAGCGCGATGGTGAAGAACGTCCGCAGCTCGCCCGCGCCGTCGGTCCGGGCCGCTTCGAGCACCTCGCCGGGCACCGCGGCTTCGGCGTAGACACGGGCGAGGTAGACGCCGAAGGGGTTGGTGAGCAGGGGGATGAACACCGCCCAGAACGTGCCGACCACCTGCAGCTGCGAGGCCAGCAGGTACAGCGGCAGGGCCAGTGCGGTGGTCGGCACGAGGACCCCGGTCAGCGTCACCGCGAACAGCGCGCGGCGGCCCGGGAAGTCGAGCTTCGCGATCGCGTACCCGCAGGCGGCGCAGATCAGCGAGCCGAGCACCGCGCCGAGGCCGGCGTAGAGCAGCGAGTTGCGGATCCAGGCGAGGAAGACCCCGTTCTCCTGGGTGAACAGGGCGCCGATGTTGCTGCCGAGGTTCCACTGCCCGAACTCGAACGCGCCGGTCGTGGAGAAGTCGCCGACGGACTTGGTGGCCGAGGTGACCAGCCAGACCAGCGGCAGGACCGCGTACAGGGCGGCCAGCACCAGCAGGACGTGCACGACCGTGCGTGACGTCCACCGCGAACCTGCTTTCCGGGGGTTCCGGGTGGCCGAGCCCCCGGCCCGAGGCGAAGCCTCGGATGTCGCAGCGGCGGGGGACAGGGTCACCGGGACCTCCGGGCGGACAGGCGCATGACCAGCGCCGAGAGCAGGGCGGAAACGACGGCCAGCAGCACGGACGCGGCGGCGGCGCGGCCGTAGTCGTTGGCGATGAACGCGGCCTCGTACACGTAGAGGCTCGGGGACCAGGTGCTCGTCACCGAGCCGGTGAACCCGCGCAGCACCAGGGGTTCGGTGAACAGCTGCAGAGACCCGATGACGGTGAACACGAGGGCGACGAACAGGGTCGGCCGGATCATCGGGACCTTGACCGACCACGCCGTCCGGAAGCCCCCGGCGCCGTCGGCGCGCGCGGCTTCGAGGACGTCACGGGGGACGGCCTGCAGCGCCGTGTAGAAGATGATCATGTTGTAGCCGACCCACTGCCAGGTCGCGATGTTCACGATCGAGGGCAGGATGCCGGTCTTGCCCAGCGGGTCGAACGGCAGCAGCGCGGTCAGCCCCGAGTTCGGGCTGTAGAGGTAGGCCCAGATGAGCCCGGTGATCACGGTCGGCACCGCGTAGGGCAGGAAGACCGCCAGTGACCAGACCCGCTTGAGGCGCACGACGGCGGAGTCGATGAGCAGGGCGAGCAGGAGGGCCAGGCCGAGCATGATCGGGATGTGGACCACGACGAACAGCGCCACGTTGCCGAGGCTGGCGTGGAACGCGCTGTCGGTGACGACATCGGCGTAGTTGCCGAGCGCGACGAACGCCTGCCGCGGGCCGGAGAAACCCAAGCCGGACAAGCGATCGGTGAACAAGCTCAGGTAGAGCGCGTACCCGATCGGGACGAGCACGGTGGCCGTCAGCAGGATCGCGAACGGCGCCGCCAGCACGAGACCGGCGCGGCCGCGGCCACGGCGGCCCTGCGCCGTGGCACCGGGGCGGGCGGGCGCCGGCACGCTCGCGGCGCGTTCGGGGGTGAGGACGGTCATCAGGCTTTCCCTTCCAGCACGGTCAATCCCCGCTCGCGCAGCTCGGCGACGGCGCCGGCCTGCGTCTGCCGGACGGCGGCGGCCAGGGTCGTGCCGCCGGTCTTCACCCCGCTCATGCGGTCGACGACGGTGGAGAAGATCCGCAGGGCGTTGGGGCCCCACGTCCAGTCCGGGACGCGCCGGGCGGCTTCGTCGAGCACGTCGTACACCGGGGCGCCCAGGAAGTACCCGCCCTTGTAGGCCTGCCGGGCGACGTCCCGGCTCGGCAGGTAGCTGGGGAAGGGCGTGGTGAACGTCGTGCCGATCTTCGCGACGGCGGGGTCGGTGCTCAGCCAGCGCAGGAACTTCACGGCGGCCTCGGGCACCTCGCTTTCGGCGGAGACGGCGAACGCGCTGCCGCCCTGCACGCCGTTGGCCGGGACGCCGTCCCAGGTCGGCATCGTGGTGACCGCCCACCGGTCCTTGTCCTTCGGGATGGACTTCACCAGCGAGCCGACGCTCCAGGAAGCGCCGAGCAGGCCCCAGAGCCGGCCGGTGTGCATCGCCCCGATCCAGTCCTGGTCCCCGGTCGGGGCCGTGGCGACCAGGCCGTCGCGGATCATGCCCTGCCAGTAGTCGGCGGTGCGGAGCGTGCCTTCGCCGCTGATGTTCACCCGCCACGACCCGCCGTCGACCCGCCACCACGGATCGCCCGCCTGCCAGCACATCCCGGCGAAGAAGGAGCCGTCGTTGAGCGGGAACGTCGTCACGCGCGCCGCCGGGTCGGCCTTCTTCACCGCCTGCGCGGCGGTGCGGAACTCGTCCCACGTGCGCGGCACCGCGATCCCGTGCCGGTCGAACAGGTCCTTGCGGTAGTAGAGCACCATCGGGGCGAGGTCCATCGGCACCGCCCAGGTGCGGCCGCCGGGCCGCACGCCCTGCCAGGCCGCGGGGGAGTAGCCGCGCTCCAGGTCCGCGAGGTCGTCGGTGAGGTCCCGCAGGCCGCCCGTGGTGAGCAGCTGCGGCAGGCCCTGGTACTCGGCGTGCAGGATGTCCGGGGCGTTGTGGGCGCGCAACGCGTTGGTCTGCTGGGCGTAGCCGCCCTTCAGGCCGGCCGCGATCACGTTGAGCTCCACCGTGATGTCCGGGTGCGCCGCGTTGAACCCGGCGACGTACTTGTCCATGCCGGTGAGCCAGGACCAGATGCGCACCCGCGTGGCACCGGAGGCCGTGGTCGTCGACGACGCGCAGCCGCCGATCAGGCCGCCGGCCGCGAGGGCGGCCGTGGCCGAGAGGAACGTCCGGCGGTTGAGGCCCGCCGATTCCGGAAGCGTCATTGCTCCTCCGTCGAAGTGATGGCTGTCACTGTCGGGCTGTGTCATAGTTCGAGTCAACAATTCAGGTCAAAACCGATCACAAACGATCAGAAGCGAAGGAACACACCGTGGTGTTGCGCTCGCTCTTCGACGGCCGTCCGGTGGTGCGGCCCGCCTTCCCGGACGTGCGTGACCGGGCGGTCTGGGACGCGGCCGACGGCGGTCCGGTGCTCGCGGACGCCCGCGCCCTGCTCGCGCGGCCGGGGCCGGTCCTGACGGCCACGGCGTGGGCCCGGACGTTCCGCGACGGCGTCCGGACCGACTACGAAGACGCCGCCCGCGAGCTTCGCGAACGCGTCACCACGCTCGTGCTGGCCGCGGTGCTGGCGGCCCCGGAGGAGACGTCGTTCCTCGACGGCGCGATCGACGGCCTGGTGGCGCTGGCCGAGGCGACCACCTGGTGCTGGGCGCCGCACGACCGGCACGCGGCCGCCCGGGGCGAGGTGCTCGCCGATCCCGACGACCCGTTCCTCGACCTGGGCGCGGCCGAAGTCGCGTCGCTGTTCGCCTGGGCCGACCAGGTCCTCGGCCCGCTTTTCGACGTCCGTGCCCCGGGCCTGCGCAAGCGTCTGCGCCGGGAGGTCGAACTCCGCGTCCTGACGCCGTTCGAGCGGATCCGCGACTGGCACTGGCTCGGCCTGGACGGCGACGCGCACAACTGGAACCCGTGGATCCACAGCGCCGTCCTCACCGCCGCGCTCCTGCTCGTCGACGACGAAGAACGGCGCCTGCGGCTCGTGCGGCTGGTCGTCGAAGGCCTCGACCACTACGTCGCCGTGCTGCCCGACGACGGCGGCATCGACGAGGGCGTCGCCTACTGGTGGCACGGCGCCTGCCGGCTGCTGGAGTGCCTCGACCTGCTGGCCGGCGCGACCGGAGCCGACGCGGGACGGCTTCCCGTACTGGCGCCGCTGATCCGCTTTCCGCACCGCATGCACCTGGGCGGCGACGCGTACGTCAACACCGGGGACGCCCCGGCCCGCCTGTCACCGGCCCAGCCGTGGCACGTGCTGCACCGGTGGGGCGAGCGGCTCGGCGACGACGACGTCCGGGCGCACGCGGTGAGCCGGGCGCGCGCGAGCGGACGGCTGGTCTGGCCGTCGGCCGGGCTGGGCCGCGCCCTGGCCGGCCTGGCCGACCCGGACTGGCGGAAGGCGACGGCCGAGGAGCCCGCGGCGAGCTGGCTGGCCCGCGAAGAGTGGCTGCCGCGGGTGCAGGTGCTCGTGGCCCGGGAGACGGCGGGCTCGCCGTGCGGGCTGACCTCGGCGGCCAAGGCCGGGCACAACGGCGAGCGGCACAACCACCTCGACGTCGGGTCCTACTGGGTGGCGGTCGACGGGGTGCCGGTGGTGGCCGACGTGGGCCAGCCGACCTACACCGCGGCCAGCTTCGGACCGGACCGGTACCGGGCCTGGGCGCTGCGCAGCGAGTGGCACAACGTCCCCGAGCCGGGCGTCGCGCAGGAACCGGGGGAGGACCGCGGGGCGCGAGACGTCCGGGTCGAGCTCACCGCGTCCGCGGCCACGCTGGCCGCGGACCTCGCCGGGGCCTACCCGGGGGTGCCGCGCTGGACCCGCTCGGTGCGGCTGGTCCGCGAACCCCGCGCCCACGTCCTGGTGGAGGACGACGATTCGGTCCGGCCGGTCCGGCTGCGGCACGTCCTCGCCGGTGACGTCGAGCTGGGAGAGGGCGAAGCGTTCGTGTCCCGGGGCGGGCGGCGGGTGCTGCGGCTGAGCTGGGACTCCCGGCACACCACCGCGGAACTCGAGCGGCGGCCGTTGGACGATCCCCTGCTGCGGGCCTCCTGGGGGACGCACCTCGGCCGGCTCACCCTGCTGGTGCGCGAGGGCCCCGCGCGGGTCCGGCTGGAGCAGGTCCGGTGATGCTCGCCTCCGAACGGCACCAGCTGATCCTTTCGGTGGTGCGCGAGCACGGCGCGGTCCGGCTCGCCGAGCTGGTGGAGCGGCTGGGCGTCACCGCGGTCACCGTGCGGCGGGACGTCACCGAACTGGCCGACCGCGGGCTGCTGACGCGGGTGCACGGCGGGGTCACGCTGACCCGGCCCCGCGGTGGCCACCACGAGCCGGGGCGCGCCGCTTCGGCGTTCGGCCCGGCCGCGCACGGCGCGCTGGTCGGCATGGTCGCGCCGTCGGTCGAGTACTACTGGCCGACGGTGGTCCAGGGTGCGCAGTCCGCGGTGGCCGCCACCGGCGGCCGGCTCGTCCTGCGGGCGTCCAGCTACGACGCGGCCGAGGACCGCCGTCAGATCACCAAGCTCCTCGAACGCGGCGTGCAGACACTGCTGGTCGCCCCGGCCACCAGCGGGCGCGGCGCGCTGGACCTGCTGCGCTGGCTGGGGTCGCTGAGCGTCCCGGTGGTGCTCGTCGAACGCCTGCCGCCGCCGGAGCTGCCGACGCTGGCGCTGGACGCGGCCACCACGGCGCACGCGCTCGGCGCGGGTCTGGCCGTCCGGCACCTGGTTTCCCTCGGTCACCGCGGGGTGGGGCTGGTCACGTCGCGGTCCAGCCCGCACAGCCCGGCGGTGCGCACCGGCTGGCGGGAGACGATCGGCTCCCTGGGCCTGGACGCGGCCACGGCGCTGGACCTCGACGTCCCGGCCTACGGCGCCCCGGGCTGGGCGCGGGAGTACGACGCGCTGCTGGACCGCTGCCGCCGGGCCGGCGTCCGGGCGCTGCTCGTGCACGCCGACCGGGAGGCCATCGGCCTGATCGAACGGGCGCGCGACGGCGGCATCGCGGTGCCCGGCGAGCTGGCGGTGGTCTCCTACGACGACGAGGTCGCGGCGGCGTCCGACCCGCCGCTGACCGCGGTGTGCCCGCAGAAGCACCGGCTCGGCGCGGTGGCCGCCGAACTCGCGCTGGCCCGGCTCGCCGACACGACCGAGCGGCCCGTGCACCGGCTGCAGCTCTGGCCGACGCTCGTGGTGCGCGAATCGTGCGGAAGCGCACCGGAAGCCACCCCGGAATCCGCGCCGCACTGAGGTGGCTCGGTGGCCGCGCCCGGGAGCGCCTGCGGCCGGGCAGCGGAGTCCGGTTCAGGAATGGATCCGGCGGGTGCGCGCGGACGACCGGGATGCCGGGCGGCGGAGGGCCGCGCGCGTCGTCACCGCCGTGCCGAGGGCGACCACGAGCACCGTGCCCGTCACCAGGACGCGGGTCCGGGACCGGGCGCTGCGGGCCGGGATCACCGCCAGCGGACGGGACACGGCGAGGTCGGTGAGCGTCCGGCCGGCTTCGGCCATCGACGGCCGGGCCGCCGGCTCCGGGCGCACGAGGTCCAGCACGGCGTCGAGCACCGGTCCGCGCGTCCGCGGCGGGACGGCGGTGCCGGGCACCCGCCCTTCGAGCGCGAAATACAGCGTGGCGCCCAGGGAATAGACGTCCGAGGGACATCCCGCGCTCGAACCGCCGGCTGCTTCGGGGGCGGGGAAGCCGCCGGTACCCAGCCCGAAGCCGGTGATCTTGGCCGTCCCGTCGGCGGTGACGAGCACCTTGTCCGGGCCGAAGCCGCGGTGGAGGATGCCCTCGGCGTGCGCGGCCGCCAGCGCCGAAGCCAGCTGCGCGCCGAGGGCCGCGACGCGGTCCGGCGGGAAGCTCCCGCGCCGCTCGACCAGCTCGGCCAGGGTGCCGGCCGCCAGGTCCTCCGTCACCACGTACGGCGTCAGGTCGTGCTCGAAGACGTCGTGCACGACGACGACGTGCGGGTGGTGCAGCCGGACGGCCACGCGCGCGTCGCGGATCGCCTTGGCCCGGACGCGGTCGGAATGGGCCGCGTCGAACGGGCACCCGGGCGGCAGCTGTTCGACGACGACGAACCGGTCCAGCAATTCGTCCTTGGCCCGCCACGCCGTGCCGCCGGGAAGGCGGCCGGCCGGTTCGAGCAGCCGGTACCGCCCGGCCAATGCACCCTTTTTCGCTGCCACCCGTAATCCCCTGTCGACGTCGACGACCCCTCGAAAGGAAATACGGCCACCGCGCGGTTCGGGTTCGGTCAGGACCTCGATTTTCCGGGAATTCTCACCCTCCGGAAAACGCCGCCCCTTCCCGGACGGCGGGGGCGGCGGCGGTGCTTTCCCCGGTGACGAGCGCGGGGAACACGGTGCCGGGCTCGGCCGGTCCGCCGTCGAGCTGGCGCACCGCCCGCCGGACGGCCAAGGCGCCCAGTTCGGCCGCCGGGAGCACCACCGCGGTGGGCCGGATCCGCTGCTGCCCCGCCACTGTGTCCGAGCAGACCGCGACGACGGAGACGTCGCCGGGGACCTGCCGTCCGCGGTGCCGCAGGGTGCCCATGACCAGGGGGAGGGCGGCTTCGTCGTGCACGACCAGCGCGGTCGGGCCGCCGTCGGCGAGCAGCTCGTCCAGGCAGCGGGCGACGTCTTCGGCGGCCGGCGCGCAGGGCCGGGAAATCGCTTTCACGCCGCGCTCCCCGGCAGCGGCTTGGAAGCTCTCTTCGAAGCCCTTCAGGTACCGGAGCCGCTGGCCGGGCAGCGCGGCCGCCGGCCCGAGGTGGGCGACCGACCGGTGGCCCAGGTCGGCCAGGTGGGTGAGGCAGCCCCGGCCGGCCGGGGCGAAGTCGAGCGTCAGCGACGCCAGCCCGCGGTACTGCCCCGGCGCGCCGACCAGCACCGCGGGCCGGCCGGAGGCCAGCAGGACCGGCACGCGCGGGTCGTCGTCGCCGGCGTCCAGCACGATCACCGCGTCGGCGAGTGCGGCCGACGTCACCCGGTGCAGGCCGGAGGTGCCGTCGTCGTCGGTGACCAGGAGCAGGTCGAAGCCGAGTTCGCGGGCCGCGCCCGCGGCCGCGGAGAAGAACTCCATCTCCAGGCCCAGCTGCCGGTCGCCGAGCGGCGGCACCGCCACCGCGAGGACACCGGCGCGGGGGGACGGCGAGCCGCCGCGGCGCCGGTAGCCGAGGGTGCGGATGGTTTCCTCGACCCGGCGCCGGGTGGCCGGG
Protein-coding sequences here:
- a CDS encoding hydroxyacid dehydrogenase, whose protein sequence is MTRRPETLLVMARDTRELQFGAAELARLRATARLGEPLCTDELASAPVRARLAEVEVLITSWGCPPLDDAVLRAAPHLRAVLHAAGSVRDHVGAAVFDRGLLVTTAADANAEPVAQYTLGAILWAFKKVPFLAADARKFREDWSYRDQRGELSGRDRTVVLVGFSRVGRRVAALLRLLDLARVLVVDPVADASEIRAAGAEPAPLAEALPQADVLSLHAPSLPETRHMIGAAELAALPPGAVLINTARGALVDTAALEHACAADGLHAVLDVTEPEPLPAGSPLYDLPNVVLTPHVAGSLGSETRRMSAEALGELERYAAGLPPRAPVTRHSLAVQA
- a CDS encoding carbohydrate ABC transporter permease; this encodes MHVLLVLAALYAVLPLVWLVTSATKSVGDFSTTGAFEFGQWNLGSNIGALFTQENGVFLAWIRNSLLYAGLGAVLGSLICAACGYAIAKLDFPGRRALFAVTLTGVLVPTTALALPLYLLASQLQVVGTFWAVFIPLLTNPFGVYLARVYAEAAVPGEVLEAARTDGAGELRTFFTIALPMMRPGLVTIFLFQFVGIWNNFFLPLVMLTDPKLFPMSLGLYQWSTRVTQFPQYNPLVITGSLLAVLPLVVAFVLLHRQWRSGLAAGSVK
- a CDS encoding sugar ABC transporter permease, giving the protein MTVLTPERAASVPAPARPGATAQGRRGRGRAGLVLAAPFAILLTATVLVPIGYALYLSLFTDRLSGLGFSGPRQAFVALGNYADVVTDSAFHASLGNVALFVVVHIPIMLGLALLLALLIDSAVVRLKRVWSLAVFLPYAVPTVITGLIWAYLYSPNSGLTALLPFDPLGKTGILPSIVNIATWQWVGYNMIIFYTALQAVPRDVLEAARADGAGGFRTAWSVKVPMIRPTLFVALVFTVIGSLQLFTEPLVLRGFTGSVTSTWSPSLYVYEAAFIANDYGRAAAASVLLAVVSALLSALVMRLSARRSR
- a CDS encoding sugar ABC transporter substrate-binding protein, giving the protein MTLPESAGLNRRTFLSATAALAAGGLIGGCASSTTTASGATRVRIWSWLTGMDKYVAGFNAAHPDITVELNVIAAGLKGGYAQQTNALRAHNAPDILHAEYQGLPQLLTTGGLRDLTDDLADLERGYSPAAWQGVRPGGRTWAVPMDLAPMVLYYRKDLFDRHGIAVPRTWDEFRTAAQAVKKADPAARVTTFPLNDGSFFAGMCWQAGDPWWRVDGGSWRVNISGEGTLRTADYWQGMIRDGLVATAPTGDQDWIGAMHTGRLWGLLGASWSVGSLVKSIPKDKDRWAVTTMPTWDGVPANGVQGGSAFAVSAESEVPEAAVKFLRWLSTDPAVAKIGTTFTTPFPSYLPSRDVARQAYKGGYFLGAPVYDVLDEAARRVPDWTWGPNALRIFSTVVDRMSGVKTGGTTLAAAVRQTQAGAVAELRERGLTVLEGKA
- a CDS encoding heparinase II/III family protein, encoding MVLRSLFDGRPVVRPAFPDVRDRAVWDAADGGPVLADARALLARPGPVLTATAWARTFRDGVRTDYEDAARELRERVTTLVLAAVLAAPEETSFLDGAIDGLVALAEATTWCWAPHDRHAAARGEVLADPDDPFLDLGAAEVASLFAWADQVLGPLFDVRAPGLRKRLRREVELRVLTPFERIRDWHWLGLDGDAHNWNPWIHSAVLTAALLLVDDEERRLRLVRLVVEGLDHYVAVLPDDGGIDEGVAYWWHGACRLLECLDLLAGATGADAGRLPVLAPLIRFPHRMHLGGDAYVNTGDAPARLSPAQPWHVLHRWGERLGDDDVRAHAVSRARASGRLVWPSAGLGRALAGLADPDWRKATAEEPAASWLAREEWLPRVQVLVARETAGSPCGLTSAAKAGHNGERHNHLDVGSYWVAVDGVPVVADVGQPTYTAASFGPDRYRAWALRSEWHNVPEPGVAQEPGEDRGARDVRVELTASAATLAADLAGAYPGVPRWTRSVRLVREPRAHVLVEDDDSVRPVRLRHVLAGDVELGEGEAFVSRGGRRVLRLSWDSRHTTAELERRPLDDPLLRASWGTHLGRLTLLVREGPARVRLEQVR
- a CDS encoding substrate-binding domain-containing protein, giving the protein MLASERHQLILSVVREHGAVRLAELVERLGVTAVTVRRDVTELADRGLLTRVHGGVTLTRPRGGHHEPGRAASAFGPAAHGALVGMVAPSVEYYWPTVVQGAQSAVAATGGRLVLRASSYDAAEDRRQITKLLERGVQTLLVAPATSGRGALDLLRWLGSLSVPVVLVERLPPPELPTLALDAATTAHALGAGLAVRHLVSLGHRGVGLVTSRSSPHSPAVRTGWRETIGSLGLDAATALDLDVPAYGAPGWAREYDALLDRCRRAGVRALLVHADREAIGLIERARDGGIAVPGELAVVSYDDEVAAASDPPLTAVCPQKHRLGAVAAELALARLADTTERPVHRLQLWPTLVVRESCGSAPEATPESAPH
- a CDS encoding protein kinase, with the protein product MAAKKGALAGRYRLLEPAGRLPGGTAWRAKDELLDRFVVVEQLPPGCPFDAAHSDRVRAKAIRDARVAVRLHHPHVVVVHDVFEHDLTPYVVTEDLAAGTLAELVERRGSFPPDRVAALGAQLASALAAAHAEGILHRGFGPDKVLVTADGTAKITGFGLGTGGFPAPEAAGGSSAGCPSDVYSLGATLYFALEGRVPGTAVPPRTRGPVLDAVLDLVRPEPAARPSMAEAGRTLTDLAVSRPLAVIPARSARSRTRVLVTGTVLVVALGTAVTTRAALRRPASRSSARTRRIHS
- a CDS encoding LacI family DNA-binding transcriptional regulator; this encodes MGLEKVLTKMTNFRDVADEPSGGGRGAVTITDVANAAGVSASTVSYVITGKRTISPATRRRVEETIRTLGYRRRGGSPSPRAGVLAVAVPPLGDRQLGLEMEFFSAAAGAARELGFDLLLVTDDDGTSGLHRVTSAALADAVIVLDAGDDDPRVPVLLASGRPAVLVGAPGQYRGLASLTLDFAPAGRGCLTHLADLGHRSVAHLGPAAALPGQRLRYLKGFEESFQAAAGERGVKAISRPCAPAAEDVARCLDELLADGGPTALVVHDEAALPLVMGTLRHRGRQVPGDVSVVAVCSDTVAGQQRIRPTAVVLPAAELGALAVRRAVRQLDGGPAEPGTVFPALVTGESTAAAPAVREGAAFSGG